A single region of the Brachypodium distachyon strain Bd21 chromosome 3, Brachypodium_distachyon_v3.0, whole genome shotgun sequence genome encodes:
- the LOC100826767 gene encoding uncharacterized protein LOC100826767 has protein sequence MGAKLSSCFNHRGSLSQQQAASPAPVRIIAADGSLKELPAGHRVSVSDVLGSGDTASSFFLCSSNALYFDQSPPALASGELLQPGQIYFVLPAAALGRPLSSADMAALAVRASAALAAKRPQRRHGGKKKLLKVRVVPVHEELVTGGEDGLFNEKLNELTLGEFAAGSLIPAKGHEKLAAARSRLKRALSIIQEDAE, from the coding sequence ATGGGAGCGAAGCTTTCTTCCTGTTTCAACCACCGAGGCAGCCTCTCGCAGCAGCAGGCcgcgtctccggcgccggtcAGGATCATCGCCGCCGACGGCTCGCTAAAGGAGCTCCCGGCCGGCCACCGCGTCTCCGTCTCCGACGTTCTCGGCAGTGGCGACACCGcttcctccttcttcctctgcaGTTCTAACGCGCTCTACTTCGACCAGAGCCCTCCGGCTCTGGCCTCCGGCGAGCTGCTCCAGCCGGGGCAGATCTACTTCGTGCTACCGGCAGCAGCGCTCGGGCGGCCGCTCTCGAGCGCGGACATGGCCGCGCTGGCCGTGCGCGCGAGTGCGGCGCTCGCGGCCaagaggccccagcggcgccaCGGCGGCAAGAAGAAGCTCCTCAAAGTGCGCGTGGTGCCGGTGCACGAGGAGCTTGTgactggcggcgaggacggtCTGTTCAACGAGAAGCTTAACGAGCTGACGCTAGGGGAGTTCGCGGCCGGGTCGCTGATTCCGGCGAAGGGGCATGAGAAGCTCGCCGCGGCGCGGTCGCGGCTGAAGCGGGCTCTGAGCATTATTCAAGAGGATGCAGAATGA